In Mycolicibacterium alvei, a single window of DNA contains:
- a CDS encoding Ms5788A family Cys-rich leader peptide, whose product MSARLELVLTKRRTVDLCRVAGCCCCCSC is encoded by the coding sequence GTGTCAGCCCGCCTTGAGCTCGTGCTCACCAAGCGCCGCACAGTTGATCTGTGCCGCGTGGCGGGTTGCTGCTGTTGTTGTTCCTGTTGA